The following nucleotide sequence is from Aptenodytes patagonicus chromosome 6, bAptPat1.pri.cur, whole genome shotgun sequence.
cagagaacaATCCAGCTACATGCGAGGCAGCAGAAGTTCAGCCCACAGGATCAAGGCCATCTGCTCCTGGCTAGTTTTGTCACCTGAAACACAGCcaaaagtaacaaaaccaaatGGCGTTTGCTAGTAGAAGGCACACACAGGACTCCCAAAAATGCACACTCACCACTGCATtttaagtgggggaaaaaaaacattttcaagaaaatatcCCTACCAGGGTGAGTTTCCCATGCCATCTTGATTTACTAGTTTGTGCCAGCAACACCTCTGTCCTCTCACGGAAAAAGAAGTCACACAACTGACTTCAGGCCAACACAAGCCACCACCAAAGCCAAGAACAGACTCTGCCCCCAAAACAAATGGCCATATCGAGCTCTTCACTTCCTCAGACACAGAAACGTGACCAGGTCAGATGACCAACTGTTAAAGCTCCCAACAGGTTTCACAGCACACTTAAACCACAAGAAATTCTGACTTTTATTCAAAAATGCTCACTTATCAAAAAATTCTGGATGTCCTGCAGGATTCTGAAGCCAAGACCTGTGAATCTGACTGATATCTGCTATGGGAGCTATGAACAGTTGGTGTTCCTCCTGGCCCAAAGCAGTTAAATCACTAGTCGGGTTAGGGAAAATACTTCAAACAGCTGTTTAGCCAACTCTGAAGTACCTCAGGCTAGAAAAAGTGATTCTACATTTTTGGCAAGCCAGCATCAAACCTCTTCACTCCTGAAGAAGCTCACAGAGATGTTAGCCAGAAGTTCACCACTTAAAAGCAAATTCTTGATGCCAAGAGTTTGGAAAGTGCCTCGGAGCTCACAACCACAACAGAGTCTCCTACTTCTTCCTAAAATCATCTAATTCTTCCTAAAAGCACTGCAAAATATTGAACTTTTATAGGGAAAACTAAAGAAACAGAGAGAAGCCAAGAAGCTGACCTGGGGAGGAGGCGCCTCGgtacagcagcagggcagggcagcctcAGCAGTGAGCACACCACCTCAATTCAAATCAAGAGACCTCCAGCGGTCAGGAAAGCCTTTTCCCACACTGTCACATGCAAGCATCCCTGTTTCAAGGATGCAATTTCCCAAGCACTGCTATTAGAGCACTGAGTTTTCAAGACCTCGTTAACCACTCATCAGATTCTCTCTTTTCAAGCAGTCACGCAGCAAATCAGAGTCCCAACACCTCCATCTTCTCGGTGCACCAAACTGCTACTCCATTTTTCCTATCAGCACACAACGGATGTCATTACAACAATCCACACCAATATATCCTTCTGAATTACAGCagagtttattttaatattttgtacaGCCAGCATTGGTCTCCAGGAATAAGTTATAATCTTACACAAGTGAGtcccccccaaacccacccttAAGGAATGTTCAACTTTCAGTATTTCTAATTCAGAGGGAAATTATTTATAGGGTAAGACACAGTCTGAAGAATGGAAATCAATCTTAATTTGTGAATAAAACTCCTCGGAAGTTCTCAGGGTTTACTTGCATCTAATTGGATTCATGAACAAGTGCAGAGGTCACATCTTTCAGGACTGTACTGAGAACACATTCATCTCGGGGACAATTTTAGTTTCTGAAATTGGACagggttttccttcctttttttccccacctcatGCCCCACAGTTCTGCTACGCAGATACGTACTTTACAGTCTAGTACAATCAATGCTTGTAACGGATTTTTCCAAAAGGTGCTCGTATGCCTGTCCCACTTCATTTATTCGGTTGTTCTCAGCACCACTTAAAACACCTTCACTTCTCActgtgtattttgtttctttaacgcAGCCAAGAGGAATGGACCTCGATATTGCCTTTAAGCAATaaacaacacacaaaacaaataaatactttaaaatccttttaaatggTAATGACATACGTACTCTGTTCCAGTGCAGAACTTGGTTATCTACTAGGTAAAAAGCACTCCAAGGATAGCTCTTCAGCAGCAGACTAGGAGCCTCACTCACCTGGCTTGCACCACTCTCCTCGTATTACTCGagtaattggggggggggaaatgagcAACAGCCTAAGAGGAATTCCTCTCTTCCATGCTCAGAGAATTGCCAGTGTCCGATATTAAGCAATTCACATTCTCTAgcgcaaagaaagcaaaaagaggtTGTATAaacatttccttctccctctctgaaAAGCATGCCCAGCTCTGAAATAGTTCAGACAGCTCTGGGAAACACCAACCAACAAGAAACGAGAGCCAGGAGCTAGCCGCAGGGCTTACAGATTTTAATGCCCTATTAAAAGAAGCCCTTCTGGGGCTCCCTACAGACCTTTCAACCTCAGAGGAGAGCGGTTTCACCAGAAAGTCCCTCCTTACTACACCTCTCAGCTTCACAGCCACCCCAGCCTGCATATGCCAGCATGCCGACACACCGGGGGGTTTATACATGGGTCTTTAGAAAACCGGTACAAGTGAAAAAAGCCTGAACACTGAACCTGATCCAGAACCCCATCAAAGGGCTGGTGAGAGTTTTACTCACCAGGGGCAGGTGAATACTTGGGTACTGggtgattttatttaattaaagaaaggTTCAGCCAAGTCTTACAGCCTTATAAAGCCATTTAAGCTGAAAACAAGGTCTGGATTCAGAAACTGAATGCTCCTTCCTcattattttgaaacattttgcaacagTGATTCGAAAGTGTAAGAATGCtttaaaagtttgtatttttgaTGTCAAAAGGAAGACAAGCTCACTGCTGTGTTGAGCCTTCCTTTCCTAAAGGGGACTGCAAATTTTGATGAAAGGAAACTCATGGGGAAAACGTTTTGCGTTTCCTACAGAGAACAAAACTGTGCTAAAGCTATGGAAACTTTCACAGAAAATGACCCAATGTAGCACCATACTCCACAAGAGCATCCCAAAATGCTTTACAATACAACAGAAGAAGTACACTTACATGAACGTTATATACCTGTCCAAGGTATATTTTCTGGTGCCAcgtagtggggtttttttttttcccgttaaGAAATTATGTCCCAGTTAGAATAAAGCAAACCCTTTCTCTTAACTGTTCTTTTCAACATGTTCTATATATACAACccttaaaatacacttaaaaataGCTGCACACATTTTGTATCATTATACTGGAGAAGGGCAGTCCAGACAGACCATGCTTCTCAGTATgttaaaaattgtaaataaaaccCAACCAGACTCGCTCTCCTCCGGTACCCACATTGGCccaaaggagggaagggaaggaacaaGCAGTTTTAAAATGGGAGTCTTTCACAAAACACGCTACTTACAAATCTCAGGTTAATTTCCTCAAGCAGTTTTGTATcaaatcctttcttaaatatttgagGTCACCCACTGCCATCTTAACAATGAAATCTGTTGCAACATGCATGTGTCAGCTTCCCACTCAACCAACTGCAACCCTGAGGATTTTTCTGGCCTGGTAGAAAGAGGAAATGTAACACAATTCCTGAAGTATGGCTGGTCCTCCATTTCAAAACTCTGTGTGATTCCCTCGATGGTTCTAGGACACACACccacacttttttgtttttcctctaatACACGTTTCCCTCTAACCAACATGCAGATTTCTCCTCCCAATCATCCACATCTCGATGTCCCAACGAAACAATCCACGTCATCCATCCAGAGGTTTTCCCAGGTAGACCAAAGTCACTTCTGTGTTACCATACACAGCAGACACTGCTGGATACAGGCAAACTTTTGGCAGTCCTCTGAAGGCAACTCCCAAGAACTCATAGCCCCTCTCAAACGCTAATGTTTTGTCTTCCATGTCCAGGATAACTCGAATCCTTTCACCTATCTGGAAACAGAGACgggaggggggaataaaaaaaaatacatagagtCAGCATATTCAAATGGAGACACAAAAATAAAGCATAGCCCACGTATAATGCAGCAGGTAATTTTGAAGCAAGGCTTTCCTGTTTCTCACGATTGCATTACTTTTATGATGGGAATTTCTCAATTTCGCTCAAATGCACTAGGATCCCAAGTACCTCTGTTGCCTGTTTCCAGTGGGCAGCCTGTATCTAACCACCTACATGATAATAAACGTAACCCTTCTCATATGAACCTTGTGAGAGCACCAAGAATGAGCATACTATGTGCCACGTGCTTCAAGATACTGCAGAGTTTTGGAAACTTTGTAATGGCCTCCAAGTTACCTGAACTCTGTGTTTAGCTGTTGCTATCACTGAGCAGTAATTGCTCTGTGAAGAGCAATTTTAAAGATGATGAACTTGTTTTAGAAAGGTAAGTGCCACATACAAAATATACCAGAATACACTACGATGCAGGTGCTGTCGCTGACAGAGGTATTCCCTCACCAAGGCAGAAAGAAATTCCACAGCAAAGCTTAGGCAAAATAAGCGTGAAAAacctaatatatatatatatacacacacacacacacgagtgaAACCAACACTGAACACAGCAAGAGACTCAGATCTAGGCATGCATGGTGCTCCCTGCATTTATCTAGTACACGTTATTTTAGACATAAATAGAAGTCCCAGACaccagcagcaagcacagcaggACGCCACACAAACTTCTGATTCTTCACCAGCCAGCCCCAATGCTGGGGATTTCTTCCAGccaacacatttttcttctaacCAACACTAACAAACACGTGTTTCCTTGAAGTATATTTTCTATGAGTAGATCACTGTACACATCTTACTAAACACAAAATACTCCAAAGGATCACTGATTTGAGCTCTCAACAGTTTTTACAGAGAAAGCAGCGACTGCATTCACCCTTGAGTCCCCACAGGAGCTGGGGACTCTCAGCTTCAAAACCTTTCCTCACCCTGTTGCTGCAGAAAGGCCTAGACAAGGTCAGAAGAAAGCGACCACAAAGGGTAGAGTCTGGAAAGTGCTGAACCAATTTGCACGCTAGGGAACATGTGTGCAAATCTCTGTAATTACACTAATTTTAGGTATTACTCCCAAAACCAGCAGGTATAACCTTCAGACAGAATTAAGTGCTTGGTGGTGAACTTTTACATAAAATTTAGGAATATCAGATACAAGTTACTACACAGATCTTCGCCCACAACTGAAACATAAGCCAATACGCATACAAAGCCACAGCATTATGAGATGGAAATTATAACGCATGCAACTTAAGTTGTAACATAAGGAAATCCAGCAGTCAAAAGGTAGTTGTGTGAGCAGCCAGAAGAACAAAGATAAACAAAGATATAGGGACAAAAAGGTGGAACAGCACTTGCTCTTTAATAACCTGAAAGTATTTGAACATCACGTCCCAGCATCCCAGCTAAGGGATGTCACCTATGGGAATGCTGCCAGCGAGCAAACAAGCAGCACTCAGCACTGTTGCAGGTTTTTGCAGGAAGACTCTTACCTAAGCACTAACCTCGGCTCGCACTGCCATACAACCGAAGGGTAAAATACCACAGATGTTGACCTTGCTGTGGGCCAAGTCGTTACTTCAGAAGACTAcaacagcttttatttcaaaaagcaacataCTGTCTAAACAGACACCCATGGAACATGCTTCGCACTcagtatttgaaataaaactggGGAAATAACTGAGGGTCAGGTGCATTGAACACTACACACAGGTGTAGCCTGAGGAAGCAGTAAATGAAGGGGGAAAAGGCTCACAAGGCAGAATCATTTGCTTTctgcagggaaggcagagagagacCCTTAGGTGGGCATTTAGGACCAATTCAGTAGACAGCCAGAACACGCGAGGGAAGAGGTTCTTGATGGCCAGCCGTCAGACACAGTGGAACTTCCAGCCCACACCAAGCCCCGCTCACCTGGTATTTGGGCGCGTTATTGCACTGGGGGAAACTGCCGTTCACCTCTCCGTTATGCAGCAAGTTATTGTCCACCAGgttccagccccagctctggtCGTCACTCCCCAGCAGGGCCACATAACCCTGGCACTGCATGGCCGCCCGCTTCGTGGCAATGCCGATGACGGCCACAGTGCCCAGCGGGCCCTCCCACCACACCTCCCAGGCGTGGCGGCCCTCACTGAAGCCTATCTTGGTCCGTGCCCCATCCGTGCTCTGGGCGATGGGGTTGCGGTGCAGCGTGAAGCCGTTCTTCTTGATGTAGACATTCCGTGAGCAATCGTTGGTGCTGAAGGCGTGGTGGAAGGCACGGACctaggggaggaggagggtgggggagaTAAAATCCTGTCATGTTTTTCAGGCCCCCCCCTTGGTTTCCAATGGCGGGTAGGCCAAGCAGCTAGGCGGGTGTCCCCGAGCACCTGGGGGGGCTGCTGAGAAGCTGGGGAGGGGTATTCCcgaagggctggggggggtcccGGGCTCACCTTGCCCTTGTAGGTGGGCACGTTGCAGAGGATGTCAGTGCGCAGGGCCTCCTCCGCCAGGCAGCGGGCCGCCAAGCTGCGCCACACCTCGCTGTTCTCGTCGCCGTGCAGGACGCGATGCCACAGCTTACAGACCAGCGCGCAGCTCCTCAGCTCCCGCAGCTCCAGGTAGGAGAAGACCAGCTCCAGCACCCGCCCCGGCAACCGCCAGCccggccctcccgccgccgccgccgcccccccgctgctgctgctgctgccgccgccgccgccggggcccgccgccatcgcctccctccccctccccgagTGCCCCGCAGGCGGCGGGCCGGGACGCGGGGGCCGCGCTGCCCCTCCCCCCGCCGGCGACAGCGGTGGCGGCGGGCCCCGGGCCGAGCGCGCTCCCTGCCCGGCCGCCCGCCCAAGGCCCTCACAGCGAGGGGGCGCGCGCGCCCGGCGCCGCCATCACagccgcgggcagcccgccccgcccgACGCGCATgcgcggggggggagggaggggggctgggggcgggcggcgcgcgggaGCGGCCGGCGGAGGTGAGGTGAGGCGGCGCGCGCGGCGCCGAGgagcccggcgggggcggggcgggctcgGCTTCACTCCCCCCCGCTGCTGTCGTCGGTGTCCGGTGCGAGCCCGCCGCCCCCGAGGGCCGCAGGGGACGGACAGGGGGCTCCCCCGCCATGGGACAGCCGTCAAAGCTGCGTCAGCTCCCCTGAGGCGCTGGCTTCCTCGGCGCTGGCGTGGTTGTCTTACTAAAAGCCGGGAGTCGGGCCTACCGGTGCGAGCGGttgcggggcgggagggggcagcCGGGAAAAAGTTACCTCAGTTCCCGAAGTGCGGGCGAGCGGCTGGCCGCGAATTTGCGACCCGAGTTGCGGGTAGGTTATCCGGTGccttctgtaattttatttaaccGATGAGACTGAAATTTTTCTGGTGGGTTGAACAAATTCTAGCTGCTCTTTAGACCAGGCTCAACAAAATTCACATGCAAAACataacatggttaaaaaaaaaaacaaaaaaaaccctttattgCCCAATAATGCCATAAAACCATAGACGTTAAGACAGCGCTGCGGTTGCTGAAGCTGGTGCTGGGACAGCCATAGCTCCGTCCCGCAAACCCCACGTTGCCATCTGCGCCCCTACCCTGGTATTAGCTCTCTTTTTCCCCCACAGCATGCTAGTCTTTCCAAAACCTGTTCTGCTTTTGTgttgctcatttttttccctcacttcATTTTCCGCTGATTTGGTCCCCTAAACGGACCCGTTGCACAGGCTGCTGTGGGCAGTCATGCCAAGCAAAGGGCCAGGAGCACGGTAAGCTAGATGGGCATGCTTTGAGCTGCTTTGAGGCCCGATTAAACCTGTTGTGAACCTTGTAACTACCTGCTTTAAAATggtaatgctttttttaaaatatgccattGTTTATCATTTTATGCAAACTGCTTTAGTGTTTACCAGTCATGAGAAAATTACCAGTTTGCTGTTTTCCCCTTGTTCCTTTCCAGTACGTCCCATTAGGAACCATGCCCCTGTTTTGTCAGGCACGCTATCTCCTTACACGCTGCAAGGAAGCAGCAAAGGAAGCAGCTCTCACCTGGGCAGCCACATCAGAGCAGCATGAACTGCATAGGTACGCATGCCAGCACTGCTGCCGTTCCACACTGTCATGGCCGACATTGAAGCTTTGGCTCAAA
It contains:
- the FBXO45 gene encoding F-box/SPRY domain-containing protein 1, which encodes MAAGPGGGGGSSSSSGGAAAAAGGPGWRLPGRVLELVFSYLELRELRSCALVCKLWHRVLHGDENSEVWRSLAARCLAEEALRTDILCNVPTYKGKVRAFHHAFSTNDCSRNVYIKKNGFTLHRNPIAQSTDGARTKIGFSEGRHAWEVWWEGPLGTVAVIGIATKRAAMQCQGYVALLGSDDQSWGWNLVDNNLLHNGEVNGSFPQCNNAPKYQIGERIRVILDMEDKTLAFERGYEFLGVAFRGLPKVCLYPAVSAVYGNTEVTLVYLGKPLDG